One Pseudomonas muyukensis DNA segment encodes these proteins:
- a CDS encoding alpha/beta hydrolase produces MNVLTKTLAGSLLALSIGNAFAGAGVEHSTQAFLDALNAGGGTPIEQLSPKDARAVLAGAQAGVKLTLPKADVSEKTISVDGQAIRLTIVRPAGVKGTLPVFMYFHGGGWVLGDFPTHERLVRDLVVGSGAVAVFVNYTPSPEAHYPTAINQAYAATRWVAEHGKDIDVDGKRLAVAGNSVGGNMAAVVSLMAKDKGTPAIKYQVLLWPVTDANFETASYNQYAEGHFLTRNMMKWFWDNYTTDPKQRAEIYASPLRATTEQLQGLPPALVQTASADVLRDEGEAYARKLDQAGVPVTAVRYNGMIHDYGLLNVVSQVPAVRAAMLQAGEALKVHLQ; encoded by the coding sequence TTGAACGTTTTGACCAAAACACTCGCGGGCTCGCTGCTTGCCTTGTCGATCGGTAACGCATTCGCCGGCGCTGGCGTCGAGCACAGCACCCAGGCATTCCTCGATGCCTTGAACGCGGGCGGGGGCACACCCATCGAGCAGCTTTCGCCGAAGGACGCCCGCGCGGTGCTGGCCGGCGCTCAGGCCGGGGTGAAACTGACACTGCCCAAGGCGGATGTCAGCGAAAAGACCATCAGCGTCGATGGCCAGGCCATCCGCTTGACCATCGTGCGCCCGGCGGGGGTGAAGGGGACCTTGCCGGTGTTCATGTACTTCCACGGCGGCGGCTGGGTGCTCGGCGACTTCCCGACCCATGAGCGCCTGGTGCGCGACCTGGTCGTCGGGTCTGGGGCGGTGGCGGTGTTCGTCAACTACACCCCGTCCCCAGAGGCGCACTACCCGACGGCGATCAACCAGGCCTACGCGGCCACCCGATGGGTGGCCGAGCACGGCAAGGACATCGATGTCGACGGCAAGCGCCTGGCGGTAGCGGGCAACAGTGTCGGCGGCAACATGGCGGCGGTGGTCAGCCTGATGGCCAAGGACAAAGGCACCCCGGCCATCAAGTACCAGGTGCTGCTGTGGCCGGTGACCGACGCCAACTTCGAGACCGCGTCGTACAACCAGTACGCCGAGGGGCACTTCCTCACCCGCAACATGATGAAGTGGTTCTGGGACAACTACACCACCGACCCCAAGCAACGTGCCGAGATCTACGCCTCGCCGCTGCGCGCGACCACCGAGCAGTTGCAAGGCTTGCCGCCAGCGCTGGTGCAGACGGCGAGTGCCGATGTACTGCGTGATGAAGGCGAAGCCTACGCTCGCAAGCTGGACCAAGCCGGCGTGCCAGTCACGGCGGTGCGCTACAACGGCATGATCCATGACTACGGCTTGCTGAACGTGGTCAGCCAGGTGCCGGCGGTGCGCGCTGCAATGCTGCAGGCAGGCGAGGCGCTGAAAGTGCATTTGCAGTGA